From Triticum aestivum cultivar Chinese Spring chromosome 4A, IWGSC CS RefSeq v2.1, whole genome shotgun sequence, a single genomic window includes:
- the LOC123082734 gene encoding uncharacterized protein, with translation MASTEELPSFRTPGSVPFKWELQPGIPKPLACHAAAATAPPSSLAPLQLPPRLALPPGASARAASSGGARWTCPASTSARWTFAGVSSAALLSPPSTETAAATAPRHRRSMSARFATSLTLPFTRPRRRGRSREDADVAFAALYGDSIVQ, from the coding sequence ATGGCGTCCACGGAGGAGCTGCCGTCGTTCAGGACGCCGGGCTCGGTCCCCTTCAAGTGGGAGCTCCAGCCGGGCATCCCGAAGCCACTGGCATGCCACGCAGCCGCCGCTAcagcaccaccgtcgtcgttgGCGCCGCTGCAGCTCCCTCCGAGGCTCGCGCTGCCCCCCGGCGCCTCTGCACGCGCCGCGtccagcggcggcgcgcggtggaccTGCCCCGCCTCGACGTCGGCGCGGTGGACCTTCGCGGGCGTGTCGTCGGCAGCGCTGCTGTCGCCGCCGTCGACGGAGACTGCGGCTGCGACGGCCCCGCGGCACCGGCGGTCCATGTCCGCGCGGTTCGCGACGTCGCTGACGCTGCCCTTcacgcggccgcggcggcggggccggTCCAGGGAGGACGCCGACGTCGCGTTCGCCGCCCTCTACGGCGACAGCATCGTGCAGTAG